From Hydractinia symbiolongicarpus strain clone_291-10 chromosome 11, HSymV2.1, whole genome shotgun sequence, the proteins below share one genomic window:
- the LOC130613633 gene encoding uncharacterized protein LOC130613633, producing MPSVNCAVNGCTNSQFKIRKWKKELCDIHNNVIKELCGCERPFYLYCFPSIKNNNEQRQNWIKLIKREGHNKSKWTPAGSDRVCSFHFADGVPTAANPDPTLNMGYELLQKRPRRELFRSGVVPNCKKKKLLNEEVDEAVVNDNVDNVVNDNVNVDDNVNNELPCQSSSFFSPVSEHSHFSSSLTQQCEGLFQLLNPYLSKIRYWRGPKRANSYSKVKRTYSTQASKILTHCDEFLLTLMRLRLGLLNEDLADRFGISPTICSNTFTTWIQILGKILGNALVVWLPREAIRDNLPDAFIKTGHSKCRVIIDCTDVFIARPKSLLNQAVTWSDYKHHNTIKFLIGISPAGFITFLSDCYGGRASDRYITKDSGFYELLERDDEVMADRGFQIREELLLKFCSLSVPPGAGIKSQMTSTECKNTKEIANLRIHVERAINRVKFYRILKTVLPITMMQHTDDIVKACAALCNLKPRLIR from the exons atgcccAGCGTAAATTGTGCTGTTAATGGTTGTACGAATAGCCAGTTTAAAATTCGAAAGTGGAAGAAAGAATTGTGTGATATACACAACAATGTTATCAAGGAATTATGTGGATGCGAACGaccattttatttatattgttttccGAGCATTAAGAACAACAACGAGCAAAGGCAGAATTGGATTAAACTTATCAAGCGAGAAGGACATAATAAATCAAAATGGACTCCTGCTGGAAGTGACAGAGTGTGTTCGTTTCATTTTGCTGATGGGGTGCCCACTGCCGCCAATCCAGATCCAACTTTGAACATGGGTTACGAACTCTTACAAAAACGACCAAGAAGAGAATTATTTCGTTCAGGTGTTGTACCTAactgtaagaaaaaaaaattgttaaatgaagaagTTGACGAAGCAGTTGTTAATGATAATGTTGATAATGTTGTTAATGATAATGTTAATGTTGATGATAATGTTAATAATGAATTACCATGtcaatcatcatcattcttttcACCAGTATCGGAACATTCCCATTTTTCATCATCATTAACTCAGCAATGTGAGGGAT TATTTCAACTTTTGAACCCATACTTATCTAAGATCAGATACTGGAGAGGCCCTAAACGTGCAAATAGCTACAGCAAAGTCAAACGTACTTATTCTACTCAAGCAAGCAAAATCCTTACACATTGTGACGAATTTTTGCTAACTTTGATGAGGTTGCGTTTAGGTTTACTAAATGAAGACCTTGCTGACCGCTTCGGAATTTCACCCACTATTTGTTCCAACACTTTCACGACATGGATACAGATTTTAGGCAAAATTCTAGGCAACGCTCTTGTTGTATGGCTACCAAGAGAAGCGATTAGAGACAATTTACCTGATGCCTTTATTAAAACTGGACACTCGAAATGCAGAGTAATTATTGACTGTACTGACGTGTTTATTGCAAGACCAAAATCTTTACTAAACCAAGCAGTTACATGGTCCGATTACAAGCACCACAACACAATAAAATTCTTAATTGGTATATCACCTGCAGGTTTCATAACATTTTTATCTGACTGTTATGGTGGTCGGGCCAGCGATCGATATATAACAAAGGATAGTGGGTTTTATGAATTGTTAGAACGGGACGACGAAGTAATGGCTGATAGAGGGTTTCAAATAAGAGAAGAACTACTGCTAAAATTTTGTAGTTTGAGTGTTCCACCTGGTGCTGGAATTAAAAGTCAGATGACATCAACTGAGTGCAAGAACACTAAAGAAATTGCCAATCTACGAATACATGTGGAGCGTGCTATTAATCGTGTGAAGTTCTACCGCATCTTGAAAACTGTTTTACCTATTACTATGATGCAGCATACTGATGACATTGTCAAGGCATGTGCTGCTCTATGTAATCTTAAGCCCAGACTTATACGTTAA
- the LOC130613635 gene encoding tigger transposable element-derived protein 6-like produces MAMSKQQLAGKLAKKTLSLDDKIKFLDFAKKNPELGCRKLADIYKLGKTAAANILRDEKKIREQHEIFREKTKKRNRHGKYHKINEILFEWYKRCCASNIYPNGVMLKEEALEIKEKLQNSDFDNFSASDGWLDRWKTTYSVKERRIVGEAGDVSTETVTSWMERIKELVEGYSLENIWNMDESGCFFKALPAKGLVEKGKQAKGGKKSKLRLTVAFFVNAAGEKIDQPVVIWKSKVPRCFKKLKDPSRPANVHYFSNPKSWMTSQVMETVLARFNRKLLFEDRKVILFLDNATCHPESMIGQFSQIKIIFLPKNTTSRLQPLDAVIIQNFKVKYRKRLVKYVLARIQENKSATEIIKSVDILMAIQWVQDAWKEVTNLTIKNCFEKCGVVQGESELMEDQEDDLEFEALVKELTEDMSAAEYIDFDADVPASEPRINELEINWRHQIREASINAIENPEMACQVKEISEDDDESEDVVEEEMLGFTELITMLDKIKRSAIFDDTCQEMLSTITKKIEELQLQNRKQSSIKDYFK; encoded by the coding sequence ATGGCAATGTCGAAGCAGCAGCTTGCTGGTAAACTAGCGAAGAAAACTTTATCATTAGATGATAAGATCAAGTTTTTGGATTTCGCCAAAAAAAATCCAGAACTTGGATGTAGAAAACTAGCAGACATTTACAAGCTTGGAAAGACAGCCGCAGCAAATATTTTAAGAGACGAAAAGAAAATTCGTGAACAACATGAAATTTTTcgtgagaaaacaaaaaaacgtaacCGCCATGGCAAGTATCACAAGATAAATGAGATCTTATTCGAATGGTACAAAAGATGTTGCGCTTCTAACATCTACCCTAATGGTGTAATGCTTAAAGAGGAGGCGTTGGAAATTAAGGAAAAACTTCAGAACAGCGATTTTGATAATTTCTCCGCCTCTGACGGTTGGTTGGATCGTTGGAAAACAACATATTCCGTCAAAGAACGTCGTATTGTTGGTGAAGCTGGTGACGTTTCTACAGAAACGGTTACTTCCTGGATGGAGAGGATCAAAGAATTGGTTGAAGGTTATTCActagaaaatatttggaacatggaCGAGTCTGGCTGTTTTTTTAAAGCTCTACCGGCCAAAGGGTTAGTGGAAAAAGGAAAACAAGCAAAAGGTGGGAAAAAGTCAAAGCTTAGAttaactgtcgctttttttgtaaatgcagCTGGGGAAAAGATCGACCAGCCTGTTGTTATCTGGAAGAGTAAAGTCCcgcgttgttttaaaaaattgaaagatccATCGCGTCCAGCTAACGTTCACTACTTTTCAAATCCTAAATCTTGGATGACATCTCAAGTAATGGAAACTGTACTGGCACGTTTTAAcagaaaacttttatttgaGGACAGAAAAGTTATTCTTTTTCTGGACAACGCCACCTGTCATCCGGAGTCAATGATAGGCCAGTTTTCACAaatcaaaatcattttcttaCCGAAGAACACAACTTCAAGGCTTCAACCACTCGATGCGGTGATCATCCAAAACTTCAAGGTGAAGTACAGAAAAAGACTGGTCAAATACGTGCTTGCAAGGATCCAGGAGAATAAATCTGCAACTGAAATTATCAAGAGCGTAGACATACTTATGGCCATTCAATGGGTTCAAGATGCGTGGAAAGAAGTAACCAACTTGACCATCAAAAATTGTTTCGAGAAATGTGGCGTAGTTCAAGGAGAAAGTGAATTGATGGAAGATCAAGAAGATGACTTGGAATTTGAAGCTCTGGTGAAGGAATTAACTGAAGATATGTCTGCTGCAGAATACATCGATTTTGACGCCGATGTTCCAGCTTCGGAGCCAAGAATTAACGAATTAGAAATAAATTGGCGACATCAAATCCGAGAAGCTAGCATTAACGCAATTGAAAATCCAGAGATGGCATGTCAGGTCAAAGAGATTTCCGAGGATGATGATGAGAGTGAAGACGTGGTTGAAGAAGAAATGCTTGGTTTCACCGAGCTAATCACTATGCTTGATAAAATTAAGCGATCTgctatttttgatgatacatgCCAAGAAATGTTGTCAACCATTACGAAAAAGATTGAGGAACTTCAGcttcaaaatagaaaacaatccTCAATCAAAGATTATTTCAAATAG